Proteins from one Muntiacus reevesi chromosome X, mMunRee1.1, whole genome shotgun sequence genomic window:
- the DUSP9 gene encoding dual specificity protein phosphatase 9: MEGLGRSCLWLRRELSPPRPRLLLLDCRSRELYESARIGGALSVALPALLLRRLRRGSLSVRALLPGPPLQPPPPAPVLLYDQGGGRHRRTEAEAEEWEADSVLGTLLQKLREEGYLAYYLQGGFSRFQAECPHLCETSLDRRGSPSMAPLPSPVVGLGGLCLGSDCSDADSEPDRDAMSCGLDSEGATPPPAGLLPSFPVQILPNLYLGSARDSANVESLAKLGIRYILNVTPNLPNLFEKNGDFHYKQIPISDHWSQNLSQFFPEAIAFIDEALSQNYGVLVHCLAGVSRSVTVTVAYLMQKLHLSLNDAYDLVKRKKSNISPNFSFMGQLLDFERSLQLEERHAQERGSGGQESAASDPPSFFTTPTSDGVFELDAT, translated from the exons ATGGAGGGTCTGGGCCGCTCGTGCCTGTGGCTGCGCCGGGAGCTATCGCCCCCGCGCCCGCGGCTGCTGCTGCTCGACTGCCGCAGCCGTGAGCTCTATGAGTCGGCGCGCATCGGTGGGGCGCTGAGCGTGGCCTTGCCCGCGCTGCTGCTGCGCCGCCTGCGGCGGGGGAGCCTGTCGGTGCGAGCGCTCCTGCCTGGACCGCCGCTGCAGCCACCGCCACCCGCCCCGGTGCTCCTGTACGACCAGGGCGGGGGCCGGCACCGGCGCACCGAGGCCGAGGCTGAGGAGTGGGAGGCCGACTCGGTGCTGGGCACTCTGCTGCAGAAGCTTCGGGAGGAAGGCTACCTGGCCTACTACCTACAGG GTGGCTTCAGCAGATTCCAGGCCGAGTGCCCTCACCTCTGTGAGACCAGCCTCGACCGCCGGGGGAGCCCGAGCATGGCCCCGCTGCCCAGCCcagtggtggggctggggggcctGTGCCTGGGCTCCGACTGCTCTGATGCGGATTCCGAGCCTGACCGCGATGCAATGAGCTGCGGTCTGGATTCGGAGGGTGCCACGCCCCCCCCAGCAGGGCTGCTGCCGTCCTTCCCTGTCCAGATCCTGCCCAACCTCTACCTGGGCAGTGCCCGTGATTCGGCAAACGTGGAGAGCTTGGCCAAGCTGGGCATCCGCTACATCCTTAATGTCACCCCCAACCTCCCCAACCTCTTCGAGAAGAATGGCGACTTTCACTACAAGCAGATCCCCATCTCAGACCACTGGAGCCAGAACTTATCCCAGTTCTTTCCGGAGGCCATTGCGTTCATCG ACGAGGCCTTATCGCAGAACTACGGGGTGCTCGTTCACTGTCTGGCGGGCGTCAGCCGGTCCGTCACTGTCACCGTGGCCTACCTCATGCAGAAGCTGCACCTCTCGCTCAATGACGCCTACGATCTGGTCAAGAGGAAGAAGTCCAACATCTCGCCCAACTTCAGCTTCATGGGGCAGCTGCTGGACTTCGAGCGCAGCCTGCAGCTGGAAGAGCGCCATGCCCAGGAGAGGGGCAGCGGAGGGCAGGAGTCGGCTGCCTCTGATCCCCCCTCTTTCTTCACCACCCCGACCAGTGATGGCGTCTTCGAGCTGGATGCCACATAG